Proteins from a single region of Seriola aureovittata isolate HTS-2021-v1 ecotype China chromosome 9, ASM2101889v1, whole genome shotgun sequence:
- the LOC130174614 gene encoding zinc finger protein 335-like isoform X1, with product MDSEENEVESSSDAGPSGMEEPSESGMGMESSEAMSADSSDAAASHAQAPESDCHVGQSSEGLVVFIPETSSSTDVRISSVHLPDSSSVAQSTSVSSVSTVTQSVLVSESAQVLVHSSAVSEGAMMVSDSTASTSSDLGSAIDKIIESTIGPDIMNGCISVTSAEDGGAETTQYLILQGPDDGAPMVAQMSSSALSDRIAIEALAEGPTSTCLDQGDLQGNLEPDQPDDQPGHSGYPEDSSSQPDQPQHSHPSQYMDCSADGPDQTEESSSSYVECSGEEPDQTRSQSGFPDYSGDNSDQDLPGYVECSGADSNPTSRGHYVVECSAGYLECTVDDGEQPHHSRSYIDSSADHRSQTSRQYSAEYGGECVAAADSEQPGCSQYQARDDDEDDDQNQDPDQPQHSQQQPQHSCYLESSNGPEASLYADDSSSSDHPLADTAGSGGLPEALECSESQPGPYISSSGTYTSNPEPELAQQCSPSQEEPQGSQGPQDEAGLVREMETSTVAEGSGDRPPNLAELEEMMEVVIVQQFKCKMCPYKSASKDTLINHMRDKHFKPAVDVHKKRKRGRPPKSETVARRQAEREEAEEKKAAKVKAAEPHQAEEEEDDIVDAGAIDDPEEDSDYNPAEEDCKGRPPATLKKPAPPISSSSHRRPRRKVGRPRKYSSLEEGYSSKEAESIAKKPRVSADASIPEEASSSGLNNGPAMVTVGDTAEATISQSDSENKDPSSNTSQPEEEFFQRKRGRPSKRFLRKKYKKYINRNRYYKSLKPLLRPHNCWICGSRFLTQEDLRFHVDSHEGNDPELFKCLQCNYRCKRWSSLKEHMFNHEGTKPFKCEECDYTSVYRKDVIRHSAVHNKEKFFSSPSHRKRKTELAPKVSEFPCPVCHRVYPMQKRLTQHMKTHSSEKPHMCDKCGKSFKKRYTFKMHLLTHIQSLGDSKFKCEFCDYTCDNKKLLLNHQLSHTNDRPFKCDYCKYSTSKEEFLVSHLAIKHTGEKPFSCDMCHFMTKHRKNLRLHVQCRHPEAFEEWSVAHPEEPVRRRRRPFFTLQQIEELKQQHDEPQGLQNTIVAVDSATLQAMQGMENASVSQDALGNTTIIYEQAESSDLSAQNALDLLLNMSNARELVGNSVQVAVLKSEGKALEKSTWSTVTAAPGQAQKVMTFHVSENGETVLQEAYEAATSETGELTQIAIEAYEGGGDFSVVEQTAEEIHSPGYSNGESSPSQALEVSGSESTKSDKYYLTSTLPDGVLQQVELSSEAPTSPSAVGSPSLSTKRFSCRICMESFHGRSDMENHKRAHLDPNTFKCPDCDFTSTSWPEVKAHMEQHSYLRPHKCPNCSFASKNKKDLRRHMMTHTNEKPFSCKLCGQRFNRNGHLKFHMERLHNQDHPTRKSRTATSQQTIIVNSDEEALATLQSLQAHQTVITPERLQALGQEHIIVAQEQTLSDQEEGTYIQQITTLDGQTVQHLMTGDNQVTEVQYIISQDGVQHLIPQEYVVVADGNHIQMPDGQIIQYEHDGAFVQEQQIAVSHDGQIQYLPVSSEQQIVNPEDLEAAAHSAVTAVAEATMAQTQTVYTEATPEQLEQLQQQGIHYDVITFTDE from the exons ATGGATTCGGAGGAGAATGAGGTGGAGAGCAGCAGTGATGCAGGCCCCTCAGGGATGGAGGAGCCATCTGAAAGCGGCATGGGTATGGAGTCATCGGAGGCCATGTCTGCAGACAGCAgcgatgctgctgcatcacatgCACAGGCCCCAGAGTCTGACTGCCATGTGGGACAGAGCTCGGAGGGACTTGTG GTGTTCATCCCAGAAACCAGCTCCAGTACAGATGTCAGAATTTCATCAGTCCACCTCCCAGATTCGTCCTCAGTGGCCCAGTCCACCAGCGTGTCCAGCGTCTCCACAGTGACTCAGTCAGTGCTGGTGTCTGAGTCAGCCCAAGTGCTGGTCCACTCCAGCGCTGTGTCTGAAGGAGCCATGATGGTTTCTGACTCAACTGCTTCTACCTCGTCAGACCTGGGGTCTGCCATTGACAAAATCATAGAGTCCACCATCGGCCCCGACATCATGAATG GTTGCATATCTGTTACCAGTGCAGAAGATGGGGGTGCAGAAACAACCCAGTATCTGATATTACAAGGACCAGATGATG GTGCTCCTATGGTAGCTCAGATGTCATCTTCGGCCTTGTCCGATCGTATAGCCATAGAAGCTCTTGCTGAAGGTCCCACATCTACCTGTTTGGACCAGGGAGACCTGCAGGGCAACCTTGAACCTGACCAGCCTGATGATCAGCCTGGACACTCAGGTTACCCAGAGGACAGCAGCAGTCAGCCTGACCAGCCCCAGCACTCCCACCCCTCCCAGTACATGGACTGCAGTGCAGATGGTCCAGACCAGACAGAGGAGTCTTCATCTTCCTATGTAGAGTGTTCAGGTGAGGAGCCTGACCAGACACGCTCCCAGTCAGGCTTCCCTGATTACAGCGGGGATAACAGTGACCAGGACCTGCCTGGATACGTGGAATGCAGTGGGGCTGACTCAAACCCTACCAGTCGAGGTCACTATGTGGTGGAGTGCAGTGCTGGGTATCTTGAGTGTACAGTGGACGATGGAGAGCAGCCACATCATTCACGCAGTTACATCGACAGTAGTGCAGACCACCGGTCCCAGACTAGTCGGCAGTATAGTGCTGAGTATGGTGGAGAATGTGTTGCAGCTGCAGACTCTGAGCAACCGGGTTGTTCTCAGTACCAAGCTagggatgatgatgaagatgacgaCCAGAACCAGGATCCAGATCAGCCGCAGCACTCCCAACAGCAGCCCCAGCACTCCTGTTACCTGGAAAGCAGCAATGGCCCTGAGGCCTCTCTCTATGCCGATGACAGCTCCTCATCAGACCATCCTCTGGCAGACACTGCAGGTTCAGGCGGGCTTCCTGAGGCACTGGAGTGTAGCGAGAGCCAGCCTGGGCCCTACATCAGCAGCAGTGGGACATATACCTCCAATCCAGAGCCTGAGCTGGCTCAGCAGTGCTCACCCAGCCAAGAGGAGCCCCAGGGCTCCCAGGGGCCTCAGGATGAAGCCGGGCTGGTCAGGGAGATGGAGACATCAACAGTGGCAGAAGGTTCTGGAGACAGACCTCCAAACCTAGctgagctggaggagatgaTGGAAGTAGTGATTGTACAGCAGTTCAAGTGTAAGATGTGTCCGTACAAGAGTGCTTCCAAAGACACACTCATTAACCACATGAGAGACAAGCACTTCAAACCTGCAG TGGATGTGCACAAGAAGCGTAAACGTGGACGGCCTCCTAAAAGTGAGACAGTGGCCCGTcggcaggcagagagagaggaagctgaaGAGAAGAAGGCAGCAAAGGTGAAGGCTGCTGAGCCTCAtcaggcagaagaagaagaggatgataTTGTGGATGCTGGTGCTATTGATGACCCCGAAG AGGATAGTGACTACAACCCAGCAGAGGAGGATTGCAAAGGAAGACCACCTGCCACTCTGAAGAAGCCTGCTCCTCctatttcttcctcttctcacaGGCGTCCTCGACGTAAAGTTGGCCGTCCGAGGAAATACAGCTCTTTAGAAGAAGGCTACAGCAGCAAAG AAGCAGAAAGTATTGCTAAGAAGCCCAGGGTTAGCGCTGATGCTAGTATACCTGAAGAGGCAAGCTCTTCCGGGTTAAACAATGGTCCTGCTATGGTGACTGTTGGAGACACTGCTGAGGCCACGATAAGCCAGTCGGATTCCGAGAACAAAGATCCTTCATCCAACACATCGCAGCCAGAGGAGGAGTTCTTCCAGAGGAAACGTGGCCGACCCTCCAAGCGCTTCCTTCGCAAGAAGTATAAGAAGTATATCAATCGAAA CCGTTACTATAAATCTCTCAAACCGCTCCTGAGGCCTCACAACTGCTGGATCTGTGGCTCGCGCTTCCTCACTCAAGAAGATTTGCGCTTCCACGTGGACTCTCATGAGGGCAATGACCCAGAGCTCTTTAAGTGCCTCCAGTGCAACTATCGCTGTAAGCGCTGGTCCTCACTCAAG GAACACATGTTCAATCATGAGGGTACCAAGCCATTCAAGTGTGAGGAGTGTGATTACACAAGTGTCTACAGGAAAGATGTCATCCGCCACTCGGCAGTCCATAACAAAGAGAA atttttttcttctccttcccacagaaaaagaaagactgagTTG GCTCCAAAGGTGTCAGAGTTCCCCTGCCCTGTGTGTCACAGAGTTTACCCCATGCAGAAAAGATTGACCCAGCACATGAAAACCCACAGCTCCGAGAAACCACACATGTGTGATAAG tGTGGCAAATCCTTCAAGAAGCGGTACACATTCAAAATGCACCTACTGACCCACATCCAGAGCCTTGGAGACAGCAA GTTCAAGTGTGAGTTTTGCGACTACACTTGTGACAACAAGAAGTTGCTGCTCAACCATCAGCTGTCCCACACCAACGACAGGCCATTCAAGTGCGACTACTGTAAATACTCCACTTCTAAAGAGGAGTTCCTGGTCTCCCATCTAGCCATTAAGCACACAG GAGAGAAGCCTTTCTCCTGTGATATGTGTCACTTCATGACAAAGCACAGGAAGAACCTGCGTCTACATGTCCAGTGCCGCCATCCTGAGGCATTTGAAGAGTGGTCCGTGGCTCACCCTGAGGAGCCTGTGAGGAGACGACGCAGACCCTTCTTCACCCTGCAGCAGATAGAGGAGCTCAAACAACAACACGACGAACCACAGGGCCTACAGAACACTATA GTTGCAGTAGATTCTGCGACACTACAAGCCATGCAGGGGATGGAAAATGCCTCAGTGTCCCAGGATGCATTGGGAAACACCACCATCATCTATGAACAAG CTGAATCCAGTGATCTATCCGCCCAGAATGCCCTGGACCTGCTGCTGAATATGAGCAATGCCCGTGAATTGGTTGGAAACTCCGTGCAG GTGGCAGTGCTGAAGTCAGAAGGCAAAGCTTTGGAGAAGAGCACTTGGAGTACAGTGACCGCAGCACCGGGCCAGGCCCAAAAGGTCATGACCTTCCACGTGTCTGAGAACGGTGAGACAGTGCTACAAGAGGCCTACGAGGCAGCCACCTCTGAAACAGGAGAGCTCACCCAGATTGCCATCGAAGCCTACGAAGGCGGTGGGGACTTCAGTGTGGTGGAGCAGACCGCTGAAGAAATCCATAGTCCTGGATACAG TAATGGTGAGAGCAGTCCTTCTCAGGCTTTAGAGGTCTCTGGATCAGAGAGCACGAAAAGCGACAAGTATTATCTTACTTCAACGCTGCCTGATGGTGTACTGCAACAAGTGGAG CTGAGCAGTGAAGCTCCGACCTCTCCCTCTGCAGTGGGCTCTCCCAGTCTCAGCACCAAGAGGTTTTCCTGCCGAATCTGCATGGAGTCTTTCCACGGACGCTCTGACATGGAGAACCACAAGAGGGCGCACTTGGATCCCAACACCTTCAAGTGTCCTGACTGTGacttcacctccacctcctggcCTGAGGTCAAG gCTCACATGGAGCAGCATTCCTACCTACGTCCCCACAAGTGTCCAAACTGCAGCTTTGCCTCCAAAAACAAGAAAGACCTGCGCAGACACATGATGACCCACACCAACGAGAAACCCTTTTCTTGCAAACTTTGTGGACAAAG gtttAACCGTAATGGCCATCTGAAGTTTCACATGGAGCGTCTCCACAATCAGGATCATCCTACTCGCAAAAGCCGCACGGCCACATCTCAGCAGACCATCATAGTCAACAGTGATGAGGAGGCCTTAGCCACACTGCAAT CTCTGCAGGCACATCAGACAGTGATCACTCCAGAGCGGTTGCAGGCTTTGGGACAGGAGCACATCATTGTAGCTCAGGAACAGACACTATCAGACCAG GAGGAGGGCACATATATTCAACAGATAACCACCCTAGATGGACAGACAGTTCAGCACCTGATGACAGGAGACAACCAGGTGACAGAG GTCCAGTATATCATCTCACAGGATGGAGTACAGCACTTGATCCCTCAGGAGTATGTTGTAGTAGCTGACGGCAACCACATACAG ATGCCAGATGGACAGATCATCCAGTATGAGCACGACGGGGCCTTTGtgcaggagcagcag ATCGCTGTGAGTCATGACGGTCAGATCCAGTATCTACCTGTCAGCTCGGAGCAACAGATAGTGAATCCTGAAGATCTGGAGGCTGCTGCTCACTCTGCTGTCACAG cagtAGCAGAGGCAACAATGGCACAGACCCAGACCGTCTACACTGAGGCTACACCtgaacagctggagcagctgcagcagcagggcaTCCACTATGATGTCATCACCTTCACCGACGAATAG